Sequence from the Rhipicephalus microplus isolate Deutch F79 unplaced genomic scaffold, USDA_Rmic scaffold_17, whole genome shotgun sequence genome:
CAAAAAGTGCCGCCGTCTTGAGCAGGCGAAAAGTCGTTGCATTTAGCACCAATTGCATAGCCTACCCAACACCACGGTAACGttgtcttgcgaagccactccttgtcagcCGTCTACAGAgaaagacgtgacgcgcatcgtccgacgtgtaCTCGAGGCCACTTACCtagctgccaacaaaccgacgttgcccgacgcctcaacgccagctgtctccTTGATCAAGGCTGTTGTCcaccaggaattcgctaacctgggtatcctgtccactgcacctaCCATGGTTAATACTGATTCCTCGATAGCTTCTGTTGACATGACACGTCGCCGTCCGTGCTATCTTCGAACCAataacccgtctgaatggcgcaAAGCTGATTAGCCAATGTGCTTCCGCTGTGGTTGCGCGGGGCACATCGCTCGTTAATGCCGCAGTAAGTGTTTATCTAGGCCTTGTGACCGGCACCCCACTTACAGTAAGTAGCTCATTCCGTCCACGGAACCACCGTTATCCTACCCACACTGTTTACACAGCATTTACTGCCACTGAGGAgtacggccaccctgtcccgtcgtcgccgCCACCTCAAAACCACCCTCCTCGTTCTAAAACACGTCGCCGCTCTTCCTCGTCGTCGCTTAACCACCGAATGTCCTCGGAATACTAGGCTGTGCAGCTTCTGGttgtgaagctgccctgtcgacctcgcccaaaaatcctctgttacCCTTatgtttgaaccggaacacccttgaAATATATGTTGACGGCACACCTCCTTAGGCTTCGATTGATACCGCCGCTCACGTCTCTATTATTGAGTTTCGATTTCGTCGCcacatgaagaaggtcctcatgCCCCCCTTGATCAGTGTCGTCAAGGTTGCAAATggcgcaacagtccctgtcgtccGTATGTGAAAAGCTCAGCTTATCGTTGCCGGCCATCAAGTGGTCGTACTTTTTATCGCCCTTGCAACATGTCCctacgacctcatactaggctttgtttttcttgcctccaattctgctctgattgattgctccgctggcgtGCTCCACATTGAACTTCCACAAATTATTGACACCCcttaccaacctacatgccgattacaatgcagtgaCTTTGTTTACCTGCATTCCAAAGCTGTGATATACAtcaattttctgtgctcaccagctgtgcccgacagtatctattacgctacgcctctcaacGACCTACTCATTTCGCATAATGTGACAGTTCTCTACACGGTGCTAAGCATCACAAAGAATAGAGCTTGTCTACTACTtgtaaatttcggctacatgaatcaagtGTTTCCAtgaggcatttctgtggcccacctgtgccCATCGCTCGATTCACAAACCAAAGTGTTTGCCTTAGACAACCTTGTTCCAACGCAGAGCACACCGCCCTAATCACATTCGGGCAGCCGCCacattgtagacatgatcgccacttaTCTCCCGCCTCCGCAATTTCAAGCTCTACAGCGTCGTCTCGAGGCCTACCAAGATATCTTCGATTTTGTCGACTGAACTTTCGGGCAGACGTGTTTTTTCCAGCATCGCATACGCACAGGTGTTGCCAACGCTGTTCActgccgtccctacagagtgccTGCTTTTGAGCGGAATATCATTCAGAAGGAGGTAAACAGGATGATAGCGAAGGACATTATCGAACTatctccagtccctgggcatccgtGGTGGtatttgttaaaaagaaggatgaatCATGGCGATTTCGTGTGGACTACCACCACCTTAACAACATCTCGAAGAAAGCcgcataccctctgccacgatttgatgacgcccttgattgcctccgtggcgctccCTGGTTcattccatcgatcttcgttctagTTATTTGCAGATTACTGTGGACCGCacggaccgagagaagacggcttctTCAACACCTGAAGGCCACTACCAacttaaggtcatgcctttccgCTCATGTAATGCCCCCGTCATCTTCGAACAAATTATGGACTCCCTACTCAAGGAATtgaagtggtctacgtgtctttgttatctggatgacgggATTGTGTTTGCTCCTatacttttgaagcgcaccttgagagactgtccaAGATTTTTGACGTATTCCGTCCCGCCGGTCTTCAACAAACTTAATCCAAGTGCAGATTTGGCCGACGCCGCATAACATTACTTGGCTATATTGTTTACGCTTGCGTgctacagcctgacccagaaaattTTCGAGCTGTGAATGACTTTCCTGCGCCAAAAACCACCAAAgaagtccgcagctttgtggggttCTGCTCCTACtctcggcggttcatcaagaacttcgcggaaattgcTCGTCCCCTTACACATTTCCTCAAACCAGTTCAGACGTTTAGCTCGAGACCCTCGcaatcagcagcattttctgatctcaccactttgctcacttcaaCCGTACTGCAACGACcaaagtccgcaccgatgccTGTGGTTACGGCATTCGCGCGGTGTTAACTTAGCGACAACGTGACCAGCATCGCATGATAGCTtgtgccagcaggctgctgtccccctTGGAGCGGAATTATTCAATCCAAGAGTGCTAATGCCTTGCAGTGGTGTGGGCAGTCACTAAGTTTCACTCTTACTTATGCGGCCGatcatttatagttctcaccgaccaccacgctctttgctggctcgcctcctCCAAAGATCTCACAGGTCGTCTCTCCCGTAGCGCACTTCGCCTTCAAgaatattcttacaccgtagtatATAagtcaggaaaactgcacaaagatgtggattgccTGTCACGCTACCCTATGGCCAACTGCCACCTTACGAGCACTGACGCCGTgggttgcgtcctttccatctcgcGTTTGCTCCATCTGACGATGACGATGCTCCATCTCCGTGGTGACGAGCAGTGCCGCGATCCGAATATCAGCCGCTTAATACAACAACTCAAATCTTCACCGTACGACACTTTTGTTCACATGTTTACCCTAAAAGACCACTCCTTACATaagcgtaatttatcgcccaccGACCACGACCTACTTCCGGTCATGTCAAAGAACCTGCGCTCCAGAGTTCTCCACGGGCTCCTTGACGCGACAACCGCGGGaaaccttggtgtctctcgcacatatgaccatGTGCGCCACGACTTCTACTGTCCTgacctttcacgctctgtacgtcgttatgtTAACGCTTGGGAAATTTGTCAGCGCCACAAGAAGCCGTTGGGACTTCCTGCGGGTATCTTCAGATCATCGACATTCCATCGGAGCCCTTCTTTGTTGGTTTTGACCTTACCAACATCCGCCTTCGGGAACAAGTCAGTCACGGTTGCTACAGAATCGCGACCCGCTATGAAGTTACGCCAGCCATGCCAACAaactgcgctacagacgtcgctgattttctactgcGCAATTTCATTTTAGTGCACGGAGCTTTCGTCCCTTGCTGAAAAACCAAGGCCGTCCATTCCTTTCGAAAgaggttgacgatatcctgcgttcctgctctacccaacataagctcacgacatcgtatcACCCCAATCCAAACTTCATTCCCAGCTACGATAAAAGAAAGCCGAAAAAATAAAGGTGTGGGATAACCTGTCTCTGCATTATGCATACCAGGTTTAATGCCaatttaaaataaatgaaaagggGTTTTAAAAAATACCCAAAGCGCAAATTTAGGTGAAAAGCCGATATTGAAAAGGAAAAAGGTGGGCCACGGTAACGCATATTGTGTCGTAAGGGCGCAACGAGCACAGATACCTCGCGGGGCGTTTAATAATTCACAACGAGGCTAGGCTGGGTCCAGCCCCGCAAGAAAGATAAAGTTGttggaaaaaaatagaaaaataaaataaaataaaataaaaataaaataaaaatcaaaataaaaattaataaataaataaataaataaaaaaatcactgcgCTGCACTGCATGCAGTCCTTTGTGCTCTGTCGTGGTCGTAAGATTGGTGGTCCAACAATAATGGCTGTTTTCGATCGATGATGGCGTCACGGTCTCACCTCAGTCTTTGCCCGCCAACCGGGGCAATGTGGTAAGGCAGAGGCCGCCGAGGTTCTCACCCTCGCCAGTACATGGCCTACAGGGTGACCCTGCCCCCACATCGTCCCGATCGCGCGGGTGTGTTCTTTGTGTGTGTTCGGATTTTCATACTCGACGTTCCGTTATTTTTCCGCGTACAAAACGCAAGAACAGGTGACGCGAAATGCAGGCCGTACTCaagcgaggacggggatcgtgtCTCCGACCAGTTTCACTAGTCTAATCAACAGTGCGCGATTTCTCGCGTGTCGCAACAGAGACGCATATCTTCTTTGGTCGAAGTCGGCTCGTGGTTAAATTTTCCGCGTTATCGGTGTCGTAAGGGGGCAATCGTACAAGTAGTGATCGGTTCCCTCACATGTTGCACCGCACGAACAGACGGGTTCCGCGAGCAGATTAAATCGGTGGAAATACGAATGAAATCGGCCGTGCCCCGTTAGCAGGGTCACTAGGGTTCGGTTGGGCGGAAACCAAGAAGGCGCGTCTAATACGTGTGGTACCCACTTAAAAAGGTCCGTGTCGGCGTTGTTTTGCCTCCAGTCAGATTCCCAGCGGCGCAGTTGCTCTCTCCTAAGCATACTGCGGACCGCTCTCGGAGTGAGCGGGGCCTGCCTCGCGTCGCCCAGTCGTGCCGCGCGAGCTGCGAGAAAATCCGCCAGCTCGTTTCCGAACAGACCGGAATGTCCCGGTACGTGATAGAGTGTAATCTTTGTCGTGGCTGAAATTTCCTTTAAGAGAGCCTTCACATCCCGGACTCTCGGGTCGGTGGTCTTATATTCAGATGTCGCCTGTAGCAGGGACAGACAGTCTGTATATAGTCTGACCATGGCGGCTGAGCACTTGTTTTTGATGTATATCAACGCCTCGATCAACGCTATGACCTCCGTGCAATACGCGCTCGTGTCATTCTCAACTCGGTATCTTCCTACCGCTCCGATGCGCTCACTCGGTCCTAATAAGATAAATGCCTCTCCTGCCAGGCGATCGGTATACAAACCGTCCGTATAAATGTGTAATCCCGGCAAGCGGGCCATTCGTCGCGCCTCGTCCCTCGTGAGTCGACAAAAGCGGAAGGCGCATCGGGCCGCGGGGTGTTCCTGCCAGACGTCCAGTGGGGGCAGGAGGCGATCTGGACGCACGGACAGCTGTCCGTAACGAATTGACTTGCGAGCGATGAGTAGGTCAAACTCCGCATTGGCCCTTTCCAATTCTAGCGCGATGGGCGGTGCTCTCATGAGCACTTGAAGTGCTGTCGTTCGTGTGGTCTTGAACGCCCCCAACAAATTGAGTAGAACAGCGCGCTGCAGGTAGGTAACGCGGGATTTGAGGTGGCAGTCAGGGCATATTGCGTCCCACCAAACTGGTGAACCGTACATAATGGCAGGTAGAATGACGTTTCTATACAGCGTCACCTTCTGTTCGGGACGCAACCGTCCACCCTGCATTCCAGAAAGTACCCCGATCTTCGCAACCAGCAGTTCGGTCTTTTCTTTAGGGTAGTCTGCATGCTTAAAGAAAGAGATCCGAGTGTCAAAGACGACTCCGAGTATCCTCAAGGAGTCTTTGTACGTAAGTTTTTTGTCTGCTGGGTTTAGGCGTATGCACGGGCGCCATTTCTCCATACCACGGTGTCCGTTAGAGAACAGCACGCAGTATGTTTTTTCCGTGCTGAGGGTGACTCTTGCCCCAACGGTCCACTTCACtatgttttttaagactgtggaCCCAACCTCCCCAAGCGCTCTCGCGATTCCGCCGGGATGACAACAATGGTGTCGTCGGCGTACGCTTGAATTGTGACGCCCGTAGAGAGTGGGAGGCACAACAGGTCGTGAATCACCACGTTCCAGAGCATGGGTGAGATTGGGGACCCCTGCGGACTCCCCatcgaggggtatgccaccagtTCGCCAGCGTTTGATCGAAACACCACCGACCGCTGTTGTAGGAACGTCCTGAGCATGTTGTACAGGTTAGCCGGCACCCGGCGCTCGCGGAAAAACCCGAGCACTCGAGGGTGCCATACACTATCGAAAGCGCCCTGGAAGTCTATTGACATCAGAACCGCGGGCGTCTTTGAGGCTCTCAGCTGTAAGAGAGTCTTTTTTAGGTGAACTAAGGCCATCACCGCACTTCTACCGTGTATGAATCCATACTGATGGTCGTGGATATGCCCGTGCTTAGATAGGAAGTGATAGAAGCGGCCGTTCAGGAGTCGTTCGAGGATCTTGCCCAGAACCGAATTCACACATATCGGCCTGTCTGACGTTGTGAGCTCAGGGGGCCGGCCGGGTTTCGGGATGAAAATTATCCTGCCGCGGCGCCAATAGCGAGGGAAATATCCAAGCGTGAGCGCCGCGTTCAGTACGAACATCACGAACCGCGCGTGCAATTTAAATAGGCCCTTCACGAGGAGCGGCGTTATTGCGTCCGGCCCCGGCGACGAACGTGGTGGCATCGCCCCAATCACCTCGCGTACCGCCGCCTCGGTAAATGGGACATCAACCTCGTTAAGACTGTATGGCCTTGCGGCCATTTGCCTGGCCTCGGCGTGCTCGGGCAAGTCTTTGCTCGGGTCGTCCACCACGATGTGTGTTTCGAGTAGGAGGGCTGCCGACTCGAGATGTGTCGCAGTCATCGAGCCGTCAGCTCGCTTCAGCGGGGGCAAGAACCGTGGTGGGCGGTTTCAGCCGAAAGCTTCTCTATATGACGTCGAAAAGACGTTTCCGCGCGAACACGCCATATGGCATTCTTTTTCGTATTGGGCCTTTGCCTCCGCGACCCACAGACGAAACCATGCCAATGCGCGACTGTAGTCTATTTTGAGGAGGGCCCTAACGTCGTCGCTTTTTGCTCTTTGAAAACGTCTCCGCATGGCGTTTACCTTCTTACGCTCTAGTGCCAGAGCTGGTGTCCACCAGGAGTTTCCCCTGGCGTTTGACTTAACTGGCCTGAGCTGCCGTCGCAGGTGTTTATTGAAAATTTCATAAAAGGCCCCCAATATGAAATCTAATGCCTCTGGGGACCGTGGCTGCGAGCATATGATCTTCGCGAACCAGGGCTCCCTCTCTAGCGAGCGCAAGAGCTCTTGCTGAGCGTACCTTGTTGAGCGTTTGCGGGCTACTCTTTCGTCAGATCCTATTCGCACTTCTATGTTCTTATGTTCAGAATACGTGATATCGGAGCGTACGATCCATGTGTATCCCGCCATCAGGACTGAGAGCGTCGCCAGGGTGAGATCAATCCAGCTGGTGGCGTATGCCGTCTCGTAGGTCGGCTCGGACTGTGGGTCATTCATGACGACCAGTCCTGCCGCGGCCGCGAACTCCATGACCTGTGCGCCCCTATCGTCCCCGGCTCTGGGACCCCATGCTCGGTGCTTGGCGTTAAAGTCATCGGCTACGATGACTTGTGGAGAACGCGACTGCGACACCACTTCCTGAACCACCCGGAGTGTCGTGTCCATCGGCTTGTGTGGCGGAGCATAGACCGACACTATAGTAAAGTGGGAGTCACGATATTGCCCATAGACTCGAACCACATATTTCGACAACATCACGGGGCACAGGTCGAACGGTGGCCGCCTCACCAGTACGATAGCCGCCGGGTCTTCCTCGCAAGCAAAAGCCGTAAATCCCGCAGGTAGGTTGGGCATTTTTCCCTTTGGTCTATATGGGTCACACGCTACCGCGATGCGTATGTCGGTCTCTATCATGCGATCGTACAAGTTACTCAGAGAGAGCCTTGCGTGATCTAAGTTGACCTGCATGAACGCCAGACGCAACAAACCTACCCGTAGCCCCCCCTCGGCGCTACCCTCGCCGTTACGCGCCGCCATAGTGCGTGCGCGCCCTCAGCCTCGCCACCTTCTCTTGTAGCAGCGGGCATCCCGAGAAGCCGGTCGGGTGCCCAACCGCCTCCAACCCGACACGGCAGCAGGCCGCGCAACAGACTGTCGCGTCACCCATTCTTACGGGAAATGCAGCCCCCACATGGCCCTCGGCCCCACACTACGTGCAGACGGCCTTGGTCGGGTCCGCTGCGGCGGAGCACGAACTTCTTCCGTGCCCATAAGACGCGCAAAAGGTGCATGTGGGCACGTGTAGGTCTTCCGATGCGTGCACCATCGTCCACCCGACCGATAAACGCGGAGAGGCCATGATTCTGCGGAAGGCCTCCGGATCGACCTCTACCACGTAGGCTTTAGTTCCCCCACGCTCTCGAAATGTCACCTTGACCTTCGATATGTCTACCCCTATCTGGAGGGTGGGGTTGCGTTCGTCGAGGAGTCTCAAGAACTCCTCGGGTCCTAAGTCGGGGTCTACTCCGGAAAACCTGACGTGGGGGTTTCGGCGGGCGGGGATGCGAATGGTCATGGCGGCGCGCGTGACTGCATTTTCGTTAATGGCGTTTTGTATGTTTGTGAGTGTTTGAGCATTGTTTGTGAAAACCATGACGCCATACCTGGTGTGTCTTAGCGTGACGTCCCGAATGTCCTTTGCCACAGGGTCAATGTTCGTCTTTAATAGTCGGACCACGTCCCGTGCCGGCGCCTCCGTCGCTCCAACCGGTGTCAGGAACGCCACGTGTTCGTGTCTGACGCCGGACACCCTGCCAGGAGCAGCTCCAACGAGTCAGGCAGGACCAGCCGGCCCAGCACCAGGAATGC
This genomic interval carries:
- the LOC142785012 gene encoding uncharacterized protein LOC142785012, with translation MPNLPAGFTAFACEEDPAAIVLVRRPPFDLCPVMLSKYVVRVYGQYRDSHFTIVSVYAPPHKPMDTTLRVVQEVVSQSRSPQVIVADDFNAKHRAWGPRAGDDRGAQVMEFAAAAGLVVMNDPQSEPTYETAYATSWIDLTLATLSVLMAGYTWIVRSDITYSEHKNIEVRIGSDERVARKRSTRYAQQELLRSLEREPWFAKIICSQPRSPEALDFILGAFYEIFNKHLRRQLRPVKSNARGNSWWTPALALERKKVNAMRRRFQRAKSDDVRALLKIDYSRALAWFRLWVAEAKAQYEKECHMACSRGNVFSTSYREAFG